The Tigriopus californicus strain San Diego chromosome 10, Tcal_SD_v2.1, whole genome shotgun sequence region AGCCCAAAATGGCCATAGTCACCACCAAGATTGCTAGCGGTAGCCACCAAGGCCCGGACGAACACGACTCAATCTCAATCGGGCCATCTAGCAATAGGAGTAGAAGTCACTCTCGGGGTTGGAGACTCAAGACCAATCTCTCCGTGTCGGCTGAATGTCGCCAAACAGGCTTGGTACTGAAGCTGGCCAGTACTCAGTATGTTGTTGCCCTGGGACGCCTTCTGTGATCTCGCACACCGCACCAGTACCATCCTCAAAGCTTGTTGGACGGAGAAGAAGGGACCAATCAAGTGGTGTGGTGCTTGCACGAACGAATGATCGAGTCTGGCAGAGGTACGATTTATATTATCCAAGCACCTGAGTGATATAGTAGAAGCTCCTAGACTACAAGCTTTTACCCACACCGACTCTAAATAATTTTAGTCCCCCGAATAGTGTCGATTCAGTTCGTTCTGATCGCACTAGTTTTAATACTAGTTTTTGCACCGGAGCTTGAGTGTCGAGGAGGTGGCCGTGGGGGTGGCGGTGGAAGGGGCGGAAGAGGTTCCTTTGGCCGAGGTCACAGACGTGGAGTTGGTCGACTAGGACACAACTTCAACAGGCAGCATTCATCACAAACTCAGGCCAGACCTAAACGCTCAGGTTGGTTCAAGTTCTCTCATCGATGTGCGATCTCTGCTTCAGATTCAATGGCAAACACGATTCTTACTATCatgttttgattgataatgaagGAGTACTAACGCAATACAATCAGATACGTTCATGTCACAGAAATGAAACGACTTGTTTTGACGTTGATCAAAGCACGGGAATACCCATTCATTGCCATTTGTTTTAACCGTGGATGAACTTTGCACAATGAAACAGTTACTTGTGCAAAATTTTGCTAAAGCTGAAAACATGTATCTCCTCCCCGATCTACATTACCTCTTTATTGGATTTTGAAGAATTGTTCTTTCATTTACCGAAGCATAATGCCAGCCACAGTatcttttttgactttgactttcattgttttcCAGGTTGGAATATGTCGGGGATTGGCCTTATTTTCCTGTTGCTGGCTATTGTAGCCGCTCTATGTGGGCTTTATTTCGTTGCCTGGTGCATGTTCGGAGTCCAAAGGAATCATAAAGAAGGTCACTACATCTTGGAAAGTGAGGATGAGCGTCATGATGACTATGGGAAAGGAAACCTATATGCTGGTTTGGGTAAATTTGATCTCTCTCCTTTTGCTCTTCTTTCGATCACTTTCTGGGCCCGTAGAATGAAAGCCCAACAATTTGCGACACTCTTACAAAGCCACGCTTAGTATTATTAAATGtgtaaatatcaaaatcatgttttttcaaaatttgccctAAGTGAATTTGCAGGGAACGTTTGCTTCTTTGTTCCGAAGTTCAGTTGAGACAGAAGCAAGCCATTACAAGATCACATATATTGAAGGATTATTTCAAGGGGCAGGATTTTTGCTAGAATTGTATGTAAAAGCGATTGCAAGAGAGCGGGCTAATATATTAATTTTGAGACCTTAATATGGAGTATTCATTTTCCGAGTTTAgacagaaaatattttcagaaagccaaaaatattatctttttccTCAATATCGCAATTACAGAAACAATGGCAAATGTAAAGAGATTGACTTAATATGTTAAAATATGTCATAAATAAAACATTAATTAAAGTATTACTCGGAAAGTTGAGAAATAATATTAGGATCACTTTCACAATAAACCTGTACCTCGTTCGAAAACTCCACGTAGCATTATATTCTCTGAACTTTAAAATAGTCAGATCCCTAGTTGCAAGAAAAACTTAGTCATCAGGAAGGtggagaaagaaaatcaatttgggAATTATGTTCACCTTATATCTGATGAGCTTTCTAATTCAAATTAAACGCCCGCCCTGTTAAGGGCTGAAAATCTGAAGGAAAACATTAGACACTTGAAGAATCAaaattttcctcaaaatttGAGGTCGACTTGTGTTGTGGAAACCGTGTAAATTTTCGGACGGTTAAAACATTCGTTTTGTCAAATGGAAAAACCCTTAAAGacacaaattgaattttcttcaaCACATACCATTAGTTAAAATAGGCAAATCAATTTTAAAGGGTGTACGTATGATAGGTATACATAAAATACGTTTATGagaagaaaatgtgaaatttgaagaaattacGAATGTTTGTTTGACCTAATTATAAATTAgaagaattatttttttttacaatttatATACTCAAATATAGTTCTACAAAGTACACTATCTACTATAAAACACACTTTCAAGCACAAAATACCACGTTTTTTTCTATGTTTCTTGCCCCTTGTGCTTTTGGTCATTTagtcatgaaatgaaatggttgaTTGCCCGGTTTCTAAGTTAAAGCACtttcaagccatcaaatttgCCCTGCAATTTGGACCTCTTCAAACCAACTTCGAGCAAGAACCGTCTCGGACATGATATGATATGTCTTTTCCATCCGTTCGCTGCCTATCGGTGACATTAAGGCTTGATCTCAAAACTCGTTTCCGCTTCTagatcattctcatttccaTTCTCAATGGGTCAAAACACTCCAAGTAAAAGAGGAATGTGTGTTTAAAGTTTATTAGATACCTTTTTAAATTGCACATAACGgaatcaaaaaatgaacttgtttTAATTGTAACTTGTTACACGTAGTCTAATTTCAGTTAAAATTGTCGAAAAGAATGTGGCAAGTTTGGTCAATAAAGAGCAGAAGGAAGGATCGCAATTTAGGGCTGTGAAAAGTCATTAAGATGAGTCCATGAGTCCTAACACTTTGTACGATGTTCAGAGATTCTGAGAAACTCGAGCCGTTGTTTTTGGTTTATTATGATATGAGCCTTGACGAgtcgttaaaaaatgactCGAACCTTGATCAGTAATTTTGTTGTATATATTTGACGGAGCATCAATTTTTTACctaagtattttttttttcaatagactCTAGTCATTTCTAAACTGTGATTGTTGCAGACGGACCCCTAGCATTCGATTCATTGTTTTAGAACTCGTTTACAGCCCTAGATCTCATACCTTGTTATTTTCGCTTGAACTTGCGTTTGATCGCACAGAAAATATGTTTAACTCGCTCAGTGTGCTGCCATGCATGGTAAAAGTATTTCACTCAAATGTTCAGGATATCTTTGTTCATACCCATGTTAAAAGCTTTTCATCAGTACCGAACTTCCTTACAAGGTTACGTGTCTCAGGGTTTCGAATAAGTTCATCGGTCATGTAACttgtatatttttttgtctttattgTCATAACACTTTCATTTGAgttgcatttttgaaaatatacgTTTCCCCTCACTGAGGATTATGTTGCACTAAAAACAATACTGTACGTAGTACGTAGATATACAGACTGCAGAGAGGTCCATGCCTAGTCTCCGGTTCTTTGTGCAAGTATTTCTACGTGTCACGAGCAATCTCTTCAATAATCAACTTTCCATTTCTCAGATATGGTGGACGAAGCCAAGGAATCATCGTATGTAAAAAATTCCTTGGACCTTGACTCAATTAACGAGAACAAGCCAACGGGCTCTCCCACCAACTCGCACGATCATCACGTGCCGTCTGCCCCTGATGACGGGAATTCTAGTCAAGAGGGCAACAAAGACGACCTCCCCCCTGTGTAACCTCGAGGGTTTGATATTGAATCTCGAACAACAACGATAACCAAGGTTGTTGGAACCAAGATGCAAAAGTATTGGgaatatgattttgaaaatgaatgcagGCATATTGCCCGCTCTCATTCAAAGCGACAATTTCATTATATTTGCACAACATTGATGTAAAAATTCGTGGGCAATCTTATACTATACATAGAATAATAAAACGATGACAAAATGACATTAGGCTGTTGGTTAGTTCTCAGTTAAAAAAACTTTGGCGAAAACGACGTCCACTCTCTCTGGCCACTCGGGAAAATGTAAGGCATGTATGATGTTTATGGTCTTTGGCTCGTAACTGCAAGTTCGTGGCGTTATCCGtcaatgtttgaaaacaattttgggCTTGCTCTCCATGATACGTTCAGCATCGTTGCTTTCGGCCTCCATCAAAATGAATCTTTCCTCGCTATCCTCCGCCAACGTCATTTGCGTTCCGGACCTCGTGGTCGTTGCTGTTTGCGCTCCAGGACCGGGATTGATTGCGACTAAAGATTGTGAAAACTGCGCAGCACGAGTAGGCCAACAAGGCAGGTTGCAATGACCTTGCATCCTCAGGTACATAGAAAAGAGCCCAATACCCACGACTATGAGAACCAAGCTTAAGGCCACTATTAGAATTATGATTGTACCACCACTTCCACTCAACCCCAGGGCCATGACAACGATACCACCACCCCAACACATCAACGAGGAGGTCACAAGAATGAATTCTAAGCGTTTCTTCCTTCCCGGGCACCACCCTGGGGAGGGTAGATATGTGTTCTTGGGATGCCTTTCCTTAGGCACCGTGGTCGGTCTGTAAATATTGTTCCTAGCCATGGATCCGTTTAGCCAACTGGACAAATATGTATTGATAAAAATCTGGTCAATTCCCTGTGTTCGTAATAATTCCGCTTATCCACCGAGTAGATACTGGGCTCTCAGCTTTCGCGATCCGACTACTACGATGACAATTAAAGCCTTGCTCTCTTAAACAGGCCGCAGGAGACTGACATGGTGGTGGTGTGAGTCATACTTTGATCCATCTACCTGTAGCTTTGTCCATGATTGCTATCCATTCCCACCGACCATGGCCAACTCGCGGAACACAATCTGCGAGTGCCACCCTTCCGCTCCCAACGCACCCGGCGGATAAGTGCGCTGTCGTTCGTTCATGATGGGCTCGTCCCGCAACAAGCATGCATGCACCAGcggaggaaaagaaagatccTCTTTCCCCTACCCACTCCTACGGTATAAATACACTCACGCATGCTCACAAGGGAAAGGGGCTACAAGAGACATTGCGCGAGTGTTGCTCTATTGGGCTTCTCCTACTTTGTACATGATAAAGATTTCGGCGAGTCGGATAAACTGCAGCCGAACTCGGATCGTGTTGGTTCGGGTAAGGCCTCAACGGGACTCAAGATGATCGTGCTAGGAAAGGAGGTGAGGCCCTCAGGGTTACTCGCATCGCTTCACATGATTCGCTGTCCGAAAACGGAGGTTGTCGAGAGTGCTTTGACAAGGATATTCCGCTCATAATTAATCATCCGCGGACATGTGCCAGATTTTGAAAAGGTGGTCCTTTAAGTGTCAATTCTTGCTTCAAAAGCGACAAGGCGAGTTCACCAACTGACGCTGGTCATCCTTAGTTCTACTAGAATAGTTAAGGCATGAGCAAAAATGAGCACGTCCTCTGTTCCAATCTTGTGATGGATGGGATCCTTCGAGCAGCCGCAACAAGATACCTTTCTGCCATGCTTGTCTATAGATCTAATTTACGTTACCCCAGTTCCATCCGAACGAGATAGCTGTATCGTACCATTTCAAAGGAATCCATGGACAAAGGTATGTGAAATGTATCCCGGCGGTCGTGAATATCCAAAATACATGATGGTCCTCCGAGCGAGCATctcgctcgctcactcagTAACCCTGGGCGGGCTGATCAGGATAGAGGGCACTGAGAGAGAAATTGAGGACGCAAGCGAAGACAGCACGACCAGGACGACGAACATAACCTCTTCAGCTTCGAATTCCTCTCTCAATCGACGAACATAAGCTCAGCTGAACAAATCTTGGAGATTGCCACTCTAATTCCGTCTCGGCAATGCTGGGATAGCTCCTTCTCAAGGGTTGGTTTTCGTCTGCTTCTTCAACCCCCACTGTCCCACTGTCCTTTCAGCCAATCCTGTGGAACTCCGTAAGTGACACAATCTCCAGCCAGACTTTGGGAGCGTTTGCGTCGTTCTCACCGTTCTCACCGGTGGGTTGAAGGGGGTCCCACCACTccttccctcctcctcctcctctctctcccctagtcctccttcttctccatcAACAACTGAGCTGACTCACCACCGACCTTACCACACGAGTTCTTTAGAAGAAGatacatccatccatacatCTAAACTACATCAACCAGAGCTCTCAATTCCTAGATAGCAGTTTCTTCAATCTCTCGATGAACCCCAGTAATGGTGTAGCTAGGCAACTGACTCACTTAATAGTGCCGCCTTACCTCTCACTTTGGGCACACTCGGGGGATTTTCGTCCTTCAACCACTGCCCTGTCT contains the following coding sequences:
- the LOC131889492 gene encoding uncharacterized protein LOC131889492 gives rise to the protein MIESGRVPRIVSIQFVLIALVLILVFAPELECRGGGRGGGGGRGGRGSFGRGHRRGVGRLGHNFNRQHSSQTQARPKRSGWNMSGIGLIFLLLAIVAALCGLYFVAWCMFGVQRNHKEGHYILESEDERHDDYGKGNLYAGLDMVDEAKESSYVKNSLDLDSINENKPTGSPTNSHDHHVPSAPDDGNSSQEGNKDDLPPV